The genomic window CTGACAATCTTTCAAAACAGCACGTTCTTGAAGTTGCACATTATTGCATATCACAGAACCTTGGATGTGACAACCATCTTCAATAACCACATGGTTCATCACGACAGAATTGACAATCTAAAACAAAGGaatataataattaaatgtTCAGATCAACAAAGAAACTTTTATCTCCAATCAGAAGTAATTAGTTGTAGTATTCCACCAAATGACCTACTGCATTGGAACTATGATATAAAAACAGTGGCAAGGTAGCATATACTGATTACTAGCTATCAAATGATACTATCAAGTAGAACAAAGGAATTTGTAATAAATTGGCATGAAACAACAAAGTAATAGTATTATTACCTTTACATTTGAACCAATTCGACAATGACGGCCAATAACAGATCGCTTCACACTACATTTGTCACCTAATTGTGAACCCTCAGCAAGCATGCATTGTGGTCCGATCTATAAATAATCAAATATTACAAGGAAAATAGGCCAAAATAGAAGCTCGTCATTTAAGAAGTTTTGACACAATAGAATAGAGAGAATTGCTATTTTTCattaatctaacaaaaaaaattaaaacataggGTCCTCAATGCCAACACTACAAAAGCAGATTCATCATTCCAGCAATCAGGATCAGACAAACATACTGAACTTCTCATCAAAGAAAAATTGAATTAAAGAATCTGGTTTTGTAAGGAAAATACTTTGGAAGAATGAGttcaaatgaaataaaaaataacaaagatCCCATGCAGTATTTATGAAGCATGAAGGTAGTATTCTACTTGAGTTGTAACAGTGAAAAGTGCCAGCACTGATAGATTTACGCTTCCCTCTCTAGTACTTATCTAAAGTCATACAATATTATTGCTAGTCCTAGTATCTATgtacaaagatccaatcatttTAGAGGCCATGTTAAAATGGAACACTAGTCACTTTTTGTCAGCAGAGAGAACATTATCATCTTCAATCCAACACATGTAAATTTGCACATACAAGACTTGATTGAATAAAGAATGTTCGCATTCtatatttaacttttattttttatttatttcagcAACCATTTCATGGTTCTAAAACTAAAATAACTATGAAATCAGACTTACTGTAGTCTTCGATCCAAGCACAGAAGTTGGATGGATGATGTTGTTCTGTGCAGAGAAGGAATAACCGGACAAGTGACTAGCATCCCCTACAACCTGTTAAATTATGGTTAGCATTCAAGTAAGAACAGCaatattgcaacaaaaaaaattggcatttACTACAGGATGAGAAATTTACATCTCGGTTGATATCACAATATGCCTGAATGGAGTTCAAACGATGACAGTACTTGCTTTTAGTAGCAATATAGACACAGCACCTATATGTTCCTCCAGATGATAACAAATCTTTCTTAAAAGCAGATGGTGCAAGTATGCGATGCTGTGATAGACACTGCAAATGACTATTGGATGGAACTGTAGCATCGCCAGTTTCATCAACGGTTGTTCCCTCACCTCCTGATGAAGATGATTTCTACacaaatttgaccaaaattatGAAGTGCTTAGAAATAGAGTTAAGAGACCATCAAACAACAAGAAATTGAGTACGAACATACCAACTGACTCCTCACTAAGTATGGTAGGACTTCAAGTCTAATGCTACGGTATGATTCTTTCTCTTCCAGTATATTCTGTAATGTTGTCCTGTGACCAACAGACAGCAAGATATTACTGGATTCGGCATTGGGACATTTGCCCACACAAAACTAAAGGGAAATAGAACAACTCAACTACCTCTTAAAAGCATACAGATGTGCATCCATCAGATCACTTCGAATTTCCATCTAGCAAGAGGAAGATGGTTAGTTAAGATTACAATACAATAGAAAACTCTAACTGAATACATTCGAGTCTCCCGCATTCAAGTTATAGAATAGGATGATAGAGTCAAATTCGAAACGTGACACTACATTCCTGTGAAAATAAAACTATTGTCCACACAGTCACTTGCCCTGTCAATCATTCATGGTCATCACAAGTCATGCTCAGACAATTCTGAATTTCCAACTAAATTAATGCAAGAATACATAGACAAAAATGACTATCCTTAAAAGGAACTCTGAAGTACTCAGCTAATATCTCTAAAAAGTTTTCCCTCCTTTGTCAGGTCCCACTTTTTAGATGTACTGCTCCAGTCAGTCAGTGCACTACCCTTAACAATGTGTTTGGATGAGGTAATCTTTTGGGGGAAATAGCGACAAGTTAAGATTTATATGAAATCCCAAAGCAAGAATCCTTAGAATGCACACGTATCCACAATAAAAATCATGAAGCCCTTTTTGAACCAAAGGAGAAATGGAGAACTTTAAATCCTATAGGGAAAAGGAGCATATGAAGCTTTAGCCTTGTTCTTGAGTCCTGCTTTTTCTGGATGTCATCCAAACAGGAGTTTTAAACTTTAAATGGGACCCCTCTCATGGCGCTTCTATTTAAAATAATATGCCCTCAGTGCTCTATGTTTCTTTATTGTCACCAAGCAGTAATAACAGAAGCCTCTGGCCATGCAGATCAAGCCTGCTCGACCAGAAAGCGCGCTTTCTGACTATTCCTTCCCTGCTGCCATATAAAAGAATTTGCTAATACTAATAATGCAGGATATATTATATGGTGAAGCCTGTTATACAGTGCCTGACTGCCTGTCTCAGTAAAGTTTGATTGCCTTGAACCCATTACAAAGAAACTTTATTGTGCCTACCAAGAACCAAAAGAATAGAGATATGTCTTGAGCTCTTCtcaaaaactaaaattaagttttgaaaTCTCTATCACactcaacatatttttttaccagATATTTTTGTGACATGTCATGTGTTATGGCACATAACAAGTGCAGCACAGCCAATATATATTTCTGTTAGCAAACAAAATCATTTCATATACAGGGTTACACGTTCCGTACCTCGCCTACAGCTCGGATTTTTCGCTTGTAAACACGTACATCTTTTTCAACATCGGTTCCTGCCAGTCGGAATCGACAAGCATATgaatcatgattcatgaataaCAGCTACTAATCAACTTTAAAACCTTTTAAACAAGACATACAAACCTGATACAATATGCAACAAGAATTGCCTTGTTATGTCTAGCCCAACTATATTCAGTCGAGTTGGTTTTTTAGCTTTATCTTTCCCTCCAGAAGAAGCAGCATCTGAAGGACCACTGATAGGAACAGAACATAGTAAAGCAGTAACAGCGGCACCATTTCTTCTATGAGTAGCAGCAACAGCCCCAGGAAGTACATCAGTTACTAGGTCGCCGCTAATCACCTATTGTAACAAGGTTCTAATACATTAATATCTACATTACACTTAGCATGCATATTTTAGCATTCTTAAGGTTCTATAAAAGCATTAACATTACCAAAACATCATTTGCAGTCAGTCGCTTTGAAATAGCTCGTAGTGCACCAGCTGTTCCAATGTCCTCTGGAACTGCCACAACCTATACAAGAGAAAGATAAGTTACTCCCAAAGACTGATACACTCCACATAGACACGAGACctatttcaataaaaaaaattggaaaatacTATAGTTGAGATATGTGAGTTGCAAAATACGAGCGTATCTGAGAATGGCATGTGGGTCCTGGACCCACATCAATGACAGATACATTAGTATTTTCCAGTTCCATGATTTTTGCGATGGTACCAGGCAAATTGGCCTATTTTAATTTGAGGAACCAAAGAAAAAATCCAATGGACAACTAAAACTAATGATTAGAAGATAACACagacaaaaatataaatgaaatCCAAACATAAACCCAAGGAGTTGAAGCCGCTAAAAAATGGAGGATTTTAGCAACACATCATGCTGACTGTGTCTCTAACTCTCTATCAGAAGCtgaaattttcatattataacatATTAATGAAAAGCAATGATTAGACAGGGCAAAGACTTCAATCACACATTATTTTAAGTTTCACAGAAGACTTATGATATTGAATTAGCTTCATTCTGTTGGAAGGTGTATCAAAGTGAAAAAAGTGCAGAAGAGTGCATCAAAATATGCtcatacacatatatgtattcAAGTAGCCAGTTAGCCACAAGCCAATGTTAAACTACGTATTGTGATGGATGTCAAATATTCAAACAAAAGCAACGAATAACAACTTAACATGCAAGATATCAGCAGAATGTGCCCATCTAATTTGTCCAATCAATCAACCACGCTCTGCTAAGAAAAACAAACTACGATATTAAACAAAAAGAGATGAACAATGTTCTATGTTCCTCTATTGCTATGTGAAATATTGTAAGTTCTAACCATTTAGACTGCTCGCCTATGTTTGAACCTTAaaggggcaattgcaaatttaccactactttgaatcgttattgcaaaattgccactagaaaattgcaaaaatgccactagaactgtcattcgagtggcatccttgcaatattgaaaaaaccggtggcaaatttACAAATGCCCCAAACTTAAAAGGACAGGGCGGGATTGGAGATTGCAATAACTACAATGTAGATCTTATGTTCAAAGGGAAATGCAGAATAGTGGCAATTCCTAAGAGCAACCACAATGTGGCAAAAAACCAGGTAACAAGCATTTATTTCAAGCCTACTACCCAGTAGTAAGCATTGTGGGAAGAGGTAGTAGTTACTACCTGGTATTTGTGCTATTGCCGGCAACaaccaaataaaatatgaaGATTCTGACAGGATCTAGGTAATGGAGGgttgggatggatggattttTTCAGGTGGACCCCACC from Oryza glaberrima chromosome 6, OglaRS2, whole genome shotgun sequence includes these protein-coding regions:
- the LOC127777519 gene encoding uncharacterized protein LOC127777519 gives rise to the protein MDFQVVVLAGGTSEKLSPLVSKDVPKALLPVANRPVLSYVLDLLEASDLKDIIVVVEGQEAARLVGAWASSAYLDRLLVEVVAVPEDIGTAGALRAISKRLTANDVLVISGDLVTDVLPGAVAATHRRNGAAVTALLCSVPISGPSDAASSGGKDKAKKPTRLNIVGLDITRQFLLHIVSGTDVEKDVRVYKRKIRAVGEMEIRSDLMDAHLYAFKRTTLQNILEEKESYRSIRLEVLPYLVRSQLKSSSSGGEGTTVDETGDATVPSNSHLQCLSQHRILAPSAFKKDLLSSGGTYRCCVYIATKSKYCHRLNSIQAYCDINRDVVGDASHLSGYSFSAQNNIIHPTSVLGSKTTIGPQCMLAEGSQLGDKCSVKRSVIGRHCRIGSNVKIVNSVVMNHVVIEDGCHIQGSVICNNVQLQERAVLKDCQVGAGYIVTASSEHKAESLSKKVERF